The window CTGTTCTCGGGTCGGCTCCGTCATACCAGACACCAATTTTAATGCTTTGACCATTCAAATCGACTTTCTTTTCGTCTGGTTTCGCACTTTGCGGCGCCGCTGTTGTTTGTGCAGTTGGCTGTGGTGTCGGCGATGATGTCTTGTTGTCCGTACCCTGTGAACAACCAACTACACCCGCGACCATCGTAAGAGCTACTGGAATTGCAAGTAATTTAAACGCTTTCATTCGAACCCCTCACTATCCTTTGGATTTGAAAAAATTAAAACGCTTACAAAACGATCTCTTTACAAGAACAAGTTGAATCCCATTGTGAACACCCGAGTTATGTATGCCAACTAAAATAGTACAATGGATGTTTAATCCTCCTTAATCAGGAGAATCGACACAATTAGATATATCTTTAACCTCGTTCTTTAATAAGATTATAGCGAAATGACCTATCTTTGTAAATAGTTAATATATCTTTTGTTAAAACCAATAAATTTGGTTATACTCAATTCGTCCGTTGTACAACCGGCTTGCGCGATCCTTGGTTGAGCTTGTTTATCTGATGCAAAGCAAGCTATGCCTAAGTGACCTAATGCTTACTTGAGCATGTAAAAGTTGTCTTTGTTCAACTTTAGGTAAGCTAATCCGCGTTTTCCACGCGATTGTTGCATGAAATACAACATCTATACTTTACCAGAAGAAATCAAGGAAATTGTTGTACGCTGTACAACTTGCCTTACGTCACCTTACTCCCCAAAATGCCGTGTAAATATAAAACCTTCCCATAGGAAGGCATGATACCTGGGAAGGTTCGCTGTTTATAGTTGTATGGCTGGCAGATCCGTCGTATATGGATTCGGGCGTGGCCCAGTGGATTCGCGTTCAACCCATCGTACCGGAGTTTTAATTTTGTATTGTTCGGTATCGGCGTTCTCAATCCTCCGAATGATGATTTCCGCCGCTTGGCGCCCAATCGAGTAATAGTCTTGGCCGACCGAAGATAATGGAACTTCGACATGCCTGGCTATTTCATGGTCGTCAAAGCCTGCTATGGATAGCTGTTCGGGAACGCCAATCCCCATATCCAAAGCTGTTTTGAGCAGTTCGACAGCAAGATGGTCATGCTCGACCTGAAGAGCGGTAACCTTCATATGCCTCAATTTCGCAATCAACGATTTGTAAAATCCTTTCGCGTTTGCCCCACTCAGCTCACGATAGAAATCCGTTAGCACGAGATCAGAATCGATTGACATCTTATGGTCTTTTAGCGCTTTACAATAACCTAGGTACCTGTCTCTTACAGAACTGCGGTATTCAATGCTGACACTGGAAACAAAAGCGATCCGTTCGTGCCCGAGTTCAATCAATCTTTTGGCCGTCAGATACCCACCTTCAAAGTTGTCGGATACGACACTGCTGATAGGCAAGCTATCGAAATATTGATCGATCGTCACAATCGGATAATCGTTCCAATAGAGTGCATTGATCACATCGATGTTGCTGATGGTGCTAATTGGATACAAGATGATACCGCTCAGGCCGCTTTTCGGCACCTTAGCAAGTATCTCTTTTTCTTTTTCTTTTCTCCAGTTGCTGTTGTGTATGCTCAAATAATAACCTTTGGAGTCCAAGTAATCATGGGCACCTTTGATATAATCAAGCTCACTTGTAGCCATATAAGGCAAAATCATTGCGATGATGGGGTTCGTTGCGTTTGGAATACCCGTATCAACAGCCTCTTCCGGATATTTCACGTAGCTTCCGCTGCCACGTTTGCGGTAGATCATGCCTTCCCGCTCCAACTCGATCAAGGCGCGTTTGGAAGTAATCCGGCTGACGCCGTACTGCATCGCAAGCTCTACTTCGGTCGGAAGCTGCTGTTCAGGCACATACTCCCCTGATCTAATCTTTTCTTTCAAATCGCTCAAAATTTTCATATAAAGCGGTTTAGTATCCAATTCCAACACATCACTTCCAGTTGTCCATGCATCTCGTAGACTATTTGATATAAAAATATATACCAACATTGTAAATTAAATATACCAAATTATCAAGCGTGCTTATTGGGCCCAAACGACTCTTCATCCGACTGCCTTACAACTTGCAGCGCCTCTTTACCGATACCCAGCTTATAGCCGGCAGACAGATACCGGATGCGGCACTCGCGGTCTACCACAAAAACAAGCGGATGATTGGGTTGAAGCCCCGACTGGATGCCAGACAGCACGAATTGCAGGCCTTCGCTGGAGACGTCTTCTGCAAAACCTGTTTTGGCAGGTAAGCCTTCGTAAGCGTTCGGCTGAAACGCAGCAGTCACTTTATCATCCTCAACAACTAGGCAAATGGAGCCACCCCAATCATCATACTCCTTAGAAACCTCTCGGAGTTCCCTAATTAAATGCTTCGTAGGTTCCCTATCCGGATCAATCCAAGCCATGAGTAGACCGCGACGTTCGGCCAATTCGCCTAGCGTACTTCTTTTACCATTGAAAAAGGAGAAAGACATATCTCGATCGACCGATCCCAATACAGGTGCTTGAACGGATTCCTTGGAAAAAGCAGGTATTATTTCCGTTGTTTTATCTGGTAATACAGTAAACATCGCGAATTGGACCCTAGCCGTCCCATCCGGCAATCGCGTACCTGTCGTTAATCGGTAACTGCCGGACTTCACAACAAGGGGCTCCTCATAGAAGTCCTTTTGGCCAGCTGTGAATTGAAGCGTCTTGTACTGGCCATTTTCAAAGCGAGCCAAAGAAAAGTTACGGAAATATTCCAAATCATTATCGGCTGAGGCATTGGAGATGAACCTTATGCTCCCTATTTCCTGGTTATCCGTTAAGTCCACCCGTTCTTGGTCGCCCTGGTGTAAAAATACAACGTCCTTCCACGACTCACCAGCCCGAAATTGAGGACTCCGTTCGCTCGGTTCAAGACGCGCAGGGATCCCTAGGCTTCGTGCCAACGCTACGAAAAGAATATCGCGGCTCAAACGGTCGC is drawn from Paenibacillus sp. V4I7 and contains these coding sequences:
- a CDS encoding GntR family transcriptional regulator encodes the protein MLELDTKPLYMKILSDLKEKIRSGEYVPEQQLPTEVELAMQYGVSRITSKRALIELEREGMIYRKRGSGSYVKYPEEAVDTGIPNATNPIIAMILPYMATSELDYIKGAHDYLDSKGYYLSIHNSNWRKEKEKEILAKVPKSGLSGIILYPISTISNIDVINALYWNDYPIVTIDQYFDSLPISSVVSDNFEGGYLTAKRLIELGHERIAFVSSVSIEYRSSVRDRYLGYCKALKDHKMSIDSDLVLTDFYRELSGANAKGFYKSLIAKLRHMKVTALQVEHDHLAVELLKTALDMGIGVPEQLSIAGFDDHEIARHVEVPLSSVGQDYYSIGRQAAEIIIRRIENADTEQYKIKTPVRWVERESTGPRPNPYTTDLPAIQL